ACAGCACCGACACCAGCGACGGCACCAACAGCACCGCAATCAGGAACTCACGCACACTGCGACCACGGCTGACGCGGGCGATAAACATGCCCACAAACGGCGACCAGCTGATCCACCAGGCCCAGTAGAAAGCCGTCCAGCCCTGGCTGAAGTTGGCATCCTCACGCCCAATCGGATTGGACAGCGCAGGCAGGTAACTCAGGTACGCACCGAGGTTGTCCAAAACGCCGCTGAGGATCACCAGCGTTGGCCCCGCAATGATGACAAACGCCAGCAAGGCAAAGGCCAAACCGATGTTGATTTCGGAAAGAATCCGCACGCCCTTGTCCAACCCGGACAACACAGACCCCAATGCCACCAACGTGATCACAATAATCAGGACGACCTTGCTGGTGTCCGTGGCCTTAATCCCGAACAGCTGCTCAATGCCCGCGGCGGCTTGCTCAGCACCAACGCCCAATGACGTGACCAAACCAAACAACGTGGCAAACACCGCCAGAATATCGATGATATGGCCCGGCCAGCCCCACACCCGCTCACCGAGAATCGGATAGAAGATCGACCGGATCGCCAGCGGCAAGCCCTTGTTATAGGAAAAAATTGCCAACGACAGCCCGACAACCGCATAAATCGCCCACGGATGCAGACCCCAGTGGAATATGGTGGAAGCCATAGCCAGGCGCTTGGCTTCGGTAACGTCGCCTACCGCACCGCTCAACGGGGCCCAATCGGTGCGCACGCCGTTTTCCACCGTTACCCCGCCCAGCGCGGCGCTGTAATGGGAAACCGGTTCTGCCACGCCATAGAACATCAGGCCGATGCCCATACCCGCAGCAAACAGCATGGCGAACCAACTCAGGTAATTGAAATCCGGCGTGGCATGGGTGCCACCGATCCGCACCCGGCCCAGCGGCGACAGAATCAAGCCAACACAAACCAGCACAAAGATGTTCCCGGCGCTGAGAAAGAACCAGGCCATGTGGTGAGTGATCCAGTTGCGCAAAGCGCTGAACAACGGCTCGACCTGATTTTGCAAAGCCAAGGTCAGCAGCACAAACAGCAACGCAGTCAGGGCGGAGATAATGAAAACCTTGCCGTGAATGTCGAGATTGATCGAGAACTGACCCTGAATATTGTCCTGGCCTATCACATAATCCGTGTCGATCAGATTAGCTTTACCCGTCGGAGCCGGAATGCCATCCGGGGTAACCGAATCAGCCTTAGGTGTCGTGTCAGACGAAGGGGTTTGCTCCATGGATGAGTCTCTCCTTTAGCGTTGGCACGCGAAGCGCGCACGAGGACGGATTGCCCTACTCGTACAGCCCCTGCCCAGGCCGATCAGCACCCAACGTGACAGTCGGCCCTCACCGCAGAGGCAGGAACAAGAAAGCAGTATCAACGGACAACATGCCGGCAATGCGCAGGCAACCGAAGCGATACCGAGTCTAACCAGACCCTTTTTGGTACAAAGCGTTCAACTTAATGTAGACAAGAAAACCAGTTCGCACCGTTTCCACTGCCTGTGAATCCACTCATGAATGGTCACCAACCACTTCACGGTACAGGCTCAGGCCTCTTGCCTTGTAGTTAGCCAGCGCACTGGGGTGATCAAGGGTGCAGGTATGCACCCAAACCCGCTCGGTACCCGGCCAGGCCCATGCAGACTGCAGGGCATGAGTCAGCAGCGGCCCGCCAAAACCCTGCCCGCAAAAGCGCTCAACCAGACCAAAATAGAGAATCTCCACATTGCCTTCAGCGTCCTGCTGCAACTCGTAGTAACCGGCAATAGCGCCCTGATGATAAGCCACCCAAGTACGGTGCTCAGGCCGCTCAATCCAGGCCTGCCACTGAGCATCTGACCAGCTCAGTTTGTCATCCCACGCCCAAGGCCCGCCCACCAGTTGATAAAGAAAACGGTTGAGTTGGAATTGCTTGATCCTGCATTCCACAACCGTCAGATCGTCCGGCAAGGGCTTGCAACGAACCTGATCAGGGCTGTGCATATGCAGATAAAAAGTGATGAGCTCACGCATGCTGCTGTCATTAGCGAATCATGTCGGGGGAACTCAAATTACACTTAAGCAGGTTGTATAGCGAGTGGGGATCGATAAGGGGCAGGAGCGGCTTCAGGCAGCGAAAGGAGTTACAGCTACAGGCATAGCTGGGGGCACGACATCAACAAAAACTACAGATTTATTTTCAGGGTGGAAATTAACTAATAAATCTGGCCCTTTAGTCTCTTCTGTTCTTTTTTAAAAATTCAAATCACAAACCAGACAAGCCAAATTCGCCATTCTCGTACACTCTATATTCATTACCACTTTCATAAATCATTTTTTCAAACCCACAAAATGCTAGAGTCATTCCTTCATCTCGCAACTGAACCTTTCCAAAAAATGTAAACTTTATTCCCTCACTCATAACCAGCACAATTAAATCATCACCGCCTATAACATTTAATACTTTGTATTGACTATCAAATGGCCTACCCTCCGACCCAATCGGCAAAAAATAGTAGAATGATTTTTTAGACTTACACCAATCCTGAATATATTCAGTCGAATTCATTTTCAACAACCCACTCAGGTTTTAACAAAATAAGTAAAGCTTATGAAAAATTGGACAGCCACTCCCTACACTTAATTAAAATATCAGAATCATTCATTCCGACAGTATCCACCAGCCCCAACTCCTCATATCCTAGCTCATCGCTCCTTCTATAAAAGATCATATATGAGTCCCGCCCATCAAACTGAATCGCCCCGGGTTTCGTGGAGGCCTCAACTCTTGAGAAGATGAGGCCATGAAAAAGACTACGACCTACTCCCCTGAAGTCCGTGAACGTGCCGTGCGCATGGTTCTGGAACACCTGAACGACTACCCCTCCGAGTGGGCCGCCATTGAAGCCATCGCGCCGAAGATTGGCTGTGCAGCGCAAACGTTGCATGGCTGGATTCGCCGCCATCAGACCGACGCAGGCCAGCGTCCAGGCCCGACCACCGAAGAGCGCGAACGCATCAAGGCGTTGGAGCGGGAGAACCGGGAATTGCGC
The Pseudomonas mendocina DNA segment above includes these coding regions:
- a CDS encoding GNAT family N-acetyltransferase; its protein translation is MRELITFYLHMHSPDQVRCKPLPDDLTVVECRIKQFQLNRFLYQLVGGPWAWDDKLSWSDAQWQAWIERPEHRTWVAYHQGAIAGYYELQQDAEGNVEILYFGLVERFCGQGFGGPLLTHALQSAWAWPGTERVWVHTCTLDHPSALANYKARGLSLYREVVGDHS
- a CDS encoding BCCT family transporter, with protein sequence MEQTPSSDTTPKADSVTPDGIPAPTGKANLIDTDYVIGQDNIQGQFSINLDIHGKVFIISALTALLFVLLTLALQNQVEPLFSALRNWITHHMAWFFLSAGNIFVLVCVGLILSPLGRVRIGGTHATPDFNYLSWFAMLFAAGMGIGLMFYGVAEPVSHYSAALGGVTVENGVRTDWAPLSGAVGDVTEAKRLAMASTIFHWGLHPWAIYAVVGLSLAIFSYNKGLPLAIRSIFYPILGERVWGWPGHIIDILAVFATLFGLVTSLGVGAEQAAAGIEQLFGIKATDTSKVVLIIVITLVALGSVLSGLDKGVRILSEINIGLAFALLAFVIIAGPTLVILSGVLDNLGAYLSYLPALSNPIGREDANFSQGWTAFYWAWWISWSPFVGMFIARVSRGRSVREFLIAVLLVPSLVSVLWMTTFGSAAFEQTAAGLNGVADAALELKLFALLNEMPLSAITSFVAIILVVMFFITSSDSGSLVIDTITAGGKVNAPVVQRVFWASIEGVIAIALLLGGGLIALQAMAVSTGLPFTLVLLVGCVSIVKGLMNEPR